In Cicer arietinum cultivar CDC Frontier isolate Library 1 chromosome 7, Cicar.CDCFrontier_v2.0, whole genome shotgun sequence, a single window of DNA contains:
- the LOC101490477 gene encoding monocopper oxidase-like protein SKU5 — protein MASSKPLFLFLINISFLLILSSAEDATFSFDFEVSYITASPLGVPQQVIAINDKFPGPTINVTTNNNVIVNVRNKLDENLLIHWSGIQQRRSSWQDGVLGTNCPIPPKWNWTYQFQVKDQIGSFFYFPSLNFQRAAGGFGGFIINNRPVISLPFDTPQDDIVVFIGDWYTRNHTALRKALDDGKDLGMPDGVLINGKGPYRYNDTLVPDDIDFEQIDVQPGKTYRLRVHNVGVSTSLNFRIQNHNLLLAETEGSYTVQQNYTSLDIHVGQSYSFLVTMDQNASSDYYIVASARMVNESRWKRVTGVGILHYTNSKGKARGPLPPGPDDQFDKTYSMNQARSIRWNVSASGARPNPQGSFRYGSINVTEIYVLKNKAPVKIDGKRRATLSGISYKNPATPIRLADQFKLKGVYKLDFPSNPLTGPPRVEASVINGSYRGFMEIILQNNDTKMHTYHLNGYAFFVVGMDFGDWSENSRGTYNKWDGIARTTAQVYPGAWTAILVSLDNVGVWNLRTENLDSWYLGQETYIRVVNPEPSNKTEFPIPDNALFCGALQHLQQPQTISSAASINGYGLKLLFTWVMFVCTIFHIFQ, from the exons ATGGCTTCATCTAAACCTCTCTTCCTCTTTCTCATCAACATTTCCTTCCTTCTCATCCTATCTTCAGCTGAAGATGCAACCTTTTCCTTCGACTTTGAGGTCTCTTACATCACTGCATCTCCTCTTGGAGTTCCTCAACag GTTATTGCTATCAATGACAAGTTTCCAGGTCCTACTATCAATGTAACAACAAACAACAATGTTATTGTTAATGTCCGAAACAAATTGGATGAGAATCTCCTCATTCATTg GTCTGGGATTCAGCAAAGGAGGAGTTCATGGCAAGATGGTGTTCTTGGAACAAATTGTCCTATTCCTCCAAAATGGAACTGGACTTACCAGTTTCAAGTGAAGGATCAGATTGGAAGCTTTTTCTACTTTCCTTCCCTTAATTTTCAAAGAGCAGCTGGTGGATTTGGCGGTTTCATCATCAACAACCGACCTGTCATTTCTCTTCCTTTTGATACTCCACAGGATGACATTGTTGTTTTTATTGGAGATTGGTACACGCGCAATCACACG GCTTTGAGAAAGGCTCTAGATGATGGAAAAGATCTTGGCATGCCAGATGGTGTTCTCATCAATGGGAAAGGACCTTATAGATATAATGATACACTTGTTCCTGATGACATTGATTTTGAACAAATTGATGTCCAACCTG GAAAAACTTACCGACTTCGTGTACATAATGTTGGAGTATCGACAAGTCTGAATTTCAGGATTCAGAACCATAACTTACTTCTAGCAGAGACTGAGGGGTCATATACAGTGCAACAGAACTACACTAGCTTAGATATTCATGTTGGACAATCTTATTCTTTTCTTGTAACCATGGATCAGAATGCAAGTTCAGATTACTACATTGTAGCAAGTGCCAGGATGGTGAATGAATCGCGTTGGAAAAGAGTTACCGGTGTTGGTATCTTGCACTATACAAATTCCAAGGGGAAAGCAAGAGGTCCATTACCACCGGGTCCAGATGATCAATTTGACAAAACTTACTCAATGAACCAAGCAAGATCCATCAG ATGGAATGTATCCGCAAGTGGTGCTCGTCCAAACCCACAAGGGTCTTTCAGATATGGTTCAATCAATGTGACAGAGATTTACGTATTAAAAAATAAGGCACCAGTGAAAATTGACGGCAAGCGGCGAGCAACACTTAGTGGAATCTCTTATAAAAATCCTGCCACTCCAATCAGGCTTGCTGACCAATTCAAATTAAAGGGAGTGTACAAGCTCGATTTTCCCTCGAATCCTCTAACCGGACCTCCTCGGGTAGAGGCGTCGGTTATCAATGGAAGTTATAGAGGATTTATGGAAATCATACTGCAGAACAATGACACCAAGATGCATACCTATCACTTGAATGGATATGCATTTTTTGTAGTAGG GATGGACTTTGGTGATTGGTCTGAGAATAGCAGAGGTACATATAACAAGTGGGACGGAATAGCTCGTACTACAGCACAG GTTTATCCTGGAGCATGGACGGCGATTTTGGTCTCCCTCGACAATGTTGGAGTTTGGAATCTAAGAACAGAAAATCTCGACTCATGGTATCTTGGTCAAGAAACATACATCAGGGTTGTCAACCCAGAGCCTAGTAACAAGACCGAGTTTCCAATTCCCGACAACGCCCTTTTCTGCGGCGCCCTTCAACACTTGCAACA GCCTCAAACAATTTCTTCAGCTGCTTCAATCAATGGATATGGACTGAAGTTATTATTCACTTGGGTGATGTTTGTATGCACCATATTCCACATTTTTCAGTAG